One genomic window of Actinoalloteichus hoggarensis includes the following:
- a CDS encoding alpha/beta fold hydrolase translates to MSTVTSHDGTAIAVDRSGEGPAVILVGGAFDTRTSAAPLAEVLAARFTVFTYDRRGRGDSGDTAPYAVAREVEDLDAVIQAAGGSALVYGRSSGAALALDAAAAGLSISRLALYEPPFIITDGPREGSTEYTTRLGELVSTGRRGEAVALFLSSTGMSAEAVAGMRATPTWAGLEELAHTLLYDNAVMGDGSLPAESAAAVTVSTLVLAGGASSAAYRESAKALADAVPSGRQRVLDGQGHDVAPAAVAPVLTEFFTG, encoded by the coding sequence ATGAGCACAGTGACATCGCACGACGGCACCGCAATCGCCGTCGACCGCTCGGGGGAGGGGCCTGCGGTGATCCTGGTCGGCGGGGCCTTCGACACCCGGACCTCGGCGGCACCGCTCGCCGAGGTCTTGGCGGCGCGCTTCACCGTGTTCACCTACGACCGACGCGGCCGAGGTGACAGCGGTGACACCGCGCCCTACGCCGTGGCCAGAGAGGTGGAGGATCTCGACGCCGTGATCCAGGCGGCGGGCGGTTCGGCACTCGTCTACGGCCGTTCCTCCGGAGCCGCCCTCGCCCTCGACGCCGCCGCGGCGGGACTCTCGATCAGCAGACTGGCGCTCTACGAGCCGCCGTTCATCATCACCGACGGCCCGCGGGAGGGCTCGACCGAGTACACCACCCGACTCGGCGAGCTGGTGTCCACCGGGCGGCGCGGCGAGGCCGTCGCCTTGTTCCTGTCCTCCACCGGGATGTCCGCCGAAGCCGTCGCCGGGATGCGTGCGACGCCGACCTGGGCGGGCCTCGAAGAGCTGGCGCACACCCTGCTCTACGACAACGCCGTGATGGGCGACGGATCGCTGCCCGCGGAGTCGGCCGCCGCCGTGACGGTCTCGACTCTGGTGCTGGCGGGCGGCGCCAGTTCGGCGGCCTACCGGGAGTCGGCCAAGGCGCTCGCCGACGCCGTGCCCAGCGGCAGGCAGCGCGTCCTGGACGGCCAGGGACACGACGTGGCCCCGGCCGCGGTGGCCCCGGTGTTGACGGAGTTCTTCACCGGCTGA
- a CDS encoding peptidoglycan-binding domain-containing protein yields the protein MGVWRKTGASLGTALVLILSSVSGAAADDSDSGSVAQASCDTTLRIPGGGMIGVVPANTGSGSNCILGVGNQGSAVRALQDHLRICNSQPVSTDGIYGPQTKAAVEMVQRRYGATVDGVYGSQTRNAMLWFGRNGCGPWSRLGIR from the coding sequence ATGGGTGTGTGGCGAAAGACAGGTGCCTCGCTCGGCACGGCACTGGTACTGATTCTCTCGTCCGTCTCCGGCGCGGCGGCGGACGACTCGGATTCGGGTTCGGTGGCGCAGGCGAGCTGCGATACGACTCTGCGCATCCCCGGCGGCGGCATGATCGGCGTGGTGCCCGCCAACACCGGCAGCGGATCGAACTGCATCCTCGGCGTCGGCAATCAGGGATCGGCGGTCCGCGCCCTGCAGGACCACCTGCGAATCTGCAACAGTCAGCCCGTCTCGACGGACGGCATCTACGGTCCGCAGACCAAGGCGGCCGTGGAGATGGTCCAGCGGCGGTACGGAGCCACCGTCGACGGGGTCTACGGATCGCAGACACGCAATGCCATGCTGTGGTTCGG